In Gemmatimonadota bacterium, the genomic stretch GGTGCGAGCGGTTCGGGGAAGAGCACCCTGCTGCACATCCTGGGCGGACTCGATCGCCCCGATGGTGGCGACGTTCTGCTCGAGGGAGTGTCGTATGCCTCACTCAGCAACGAACGGCTCACCGGCCTCCGCAACCAGCGTCTCGGCTTCGTCTTCCAGTTCCACCATCTCCTGCGCGATTTCACCGCGCGCGAGAATGTGATGATGCCGCTGCTCATCGCTGGGCTTGAGCCGGTCGAGGCTCGTCGCCGGGCCGATGCGCTGCTCGATCGCGTCGAACTCTCGGCGCGGGCATCAGCGCGAGTCACTCTCCTCTCGGGCGGCGAACAGCAGCGTGTCGCGCTCGCGCGGGCCCTGGTCACCGGCCCGGGATTGCTGCTCGCCGATGAACCCACGGGCAACCTCGACCCACCAACGGCGACACGGATGCACGATCTCCTCGCTTCGCTGGCACGCGACGCAGGGACAGCAGTCGTGGCGGTGACCCACAACCGTGAGCTGGCGGCGCGTGCGGATCGAGTCCTGGCGCTCGATGGCGGGGTACTCCGCCTGGCCGAGGCGGTCGAGGCGCACCCGTGACCCCGTGCCAGGCGTGTCACGTCCGTGATGCGGAGGTCGAGCTGACGCAGGTGGTGGGCGACGAAGTCACTACCCTGCGCCTTTGTGGCAAGTGCGCGGCCGAGCGCGGCGTTCCCGCCGAATCCCAGGTGGCGGATTCGCCGTTGGGAGCGTTTCTCGCGGCGATGGGGCAGGGGGCCACTCCGCTGGCGGCGGCTGCGGCGACCGGAGAGCCGTGCCCGACCTGCGGCGCAACGCTCGACGACTTCCGGGCATCGGGACGACTGGGATGCGCCGATTGCTGGGTTGCCTTCGAACGGCCGTTGCGGGACCTCCTGCGGCGGGTGCACGGCGGCACGCGCCACGTTGGTCGGCGGTACCGCTCGGCCACCGATGCTGGCGACCCGGCCTCGGACCTGATCCGCGAGCGGCTCCGGCTGCGCGAATCGTTGCGCGAGGCAGTCGCGGCGGAACAGTTCGAGCTCGCGGCCGAACTCCGCGACCGGTTGCGGGGGCTCGAGGGATGACCGGCCCGCAGAATGCCGGGGGTGATGATGAGCTGCCCTGGCTCTCCGCCAGCGGCCCCTGGGCCGACCTGGTGGTCTCTACGCGGGTCCGTCTCGCCCGAAACCTGACAGGGGTCGGCTTTCGGGGGCGAAACAGCGAGGCGGAGCGTGAGGGGGTGCTGGAGAGTGTCCGACGGGCGGCGACCGACAGTCCGTCGTTGGCCGGGGCGGCTCTCCACCGGCTCGATCTGCTCCCGCTCGAGGGGCGCCGCTGGCTGCAGGAGCGGCAAATGGTCTCGCGGGAACTCGCCGGCGTCGATCCGGTGGGGCGGGTCCACGGCGGCGGGGCCGTGCTGGTTGCCGGGGCGGTCGCGGTGATGCTGAACGAGGAGGATCACCTGCGCGTGCAGGGGCTCCGGTCGGGGTTCGCGCTCGATCAGGCATTTGCCGATGCAGAGTGCGCCGACGGTGAGCTTGGAGCGCGACTTTCCTTCGCCTTCCACCCCGAATTCGGCTATCTTACGGCCTGTCCGACCAACGTCGGCACTGGGCTGCGCGCCTCGGTGCTGATCCACCTCCCGGGCCTTGTTCTTACCCGCGAGATCGCCAAGGTGCTGCAGGGTCTGGCCCAGGTCGGGCTGACCTACCGCGGGCTCTATGGCGAAGGGAGCGAGGTCCTCGGGAACCTGTTTCAGCTCTCGAATCAGACCACGCTTGGCAAGTCGGAAAGCGAATTGCTCGATCACCTCGGGCGGCTGGTTCGTCAGGTGATGGAGTGCGAAATCCAGGCGCGCGACGTGCTGCGGCGCGACGCGGCCGCAGTGCTCGACGATCGGGTCTGGCGCGCGTGGGGGCTCCTGAGCCACGCCCGTGCGGTGACCTTCGAGGAACTGGTCGAGTTACTGAGTAGCGTCCGACTCGGCGTCAGCCTCGGCATCCTGCCGCCGCTGCCGCTGGGGACAATGAACCGGTTGCTGGTGCTGGCGCAGTCTGCGCATGTGGCACGAGCGGCCGGGACCGGCCTCGAGGATGAGGCGCTGGCGGTGCATCGGGCGACGCTCGTGCGCCGTCTGTTCGCAGATGAGGGGAGGGCACGATGAACGGCTACAACTTCACCGACCGGGTGCGTAAGGTGCTGCAGATGGCGCGCGAGGAAGCCGCGCGACTGCACCATGAATACGTGGGCACCGAACACATTCTCCTCGGCCTCATTCGCGAAGGCGAGGGCGTGGCCGCTGCAGTGCTCACCAATCTGGGCGTCGATCTCGAGGAAGTGCAGCAGAAGATCGAGGAGACGGTCAAGAAGGGGAAGTCGGCCGCCGCGGCCGGCCCCGAATTGCCGTACACCTCCCGCGCCAAGAAGGTCCTCGAACTCGCGATGATGGAAGCGCGCGAACTCAATCATTCCTACGTCGGCACCGAGCACCTGCTGCTCGGGCTGCTGCGCGAGGAGAAGGGGATCGCGGCGCAGGTGCTCACCGACGCCGGCGTGACGCTTGAACAATCGCGCGCCGAGACGCTCCGCCTGCTCGGGAGCGACTTGCCCCCGGCACCGGGAGCAACCTCAGCCGCCGCGCCAAGCGGGCCGCAGGCCGTGCCACCCAAGAGCGAGAAGAAGTCCAAGACGCCGGCACTCGATCATTTCTGCCGCGACCTCACGGTGCTGGCCGCCGAGGGCGCGCTCGATCCGACGATCGGGCGAGCGAAGGAGATCGAGCGCGTGATGGAAATTCTCGCACGCCGCAAGAAGAACAATCCGGTGCTGATCGGCGAACCCGGTGTCGGCAAGACCGCCATCGTCGAAGGGCTCGCCCTCCTCATCGCGAACGGCCAGTGCCCCGACGTGCTGCGTGATCATCGCGTGCTCTCGCTCGACATGGCCGCGGTGATCGCGGGAACGAAGTATCGCGGTCAATTCGAGGAGCGCCTCAAGGCGGTCATGAACGAGATCGCCGCGAGCAAGCACGTCATCCTCTTCATCGACGAACTGCACACGCTGGTCGGCGCCGGTGCTGCCGAAGGCGCAAT encodes the following:
- a CDS encoding ABC transporter ATP-binding protein, with amino-acid sequence MSALLEATGLTRRFVGGDGAAFTVLNGTELTLAAGEFIAIVGASGSGKSTLLHILGGLDRPDGGDVLLEGVSYASLSNERLTGLRNQRLGFVFQFHHLLRDFTARENVMMPLLIAGLEPVEARRRADALLDRVELSARASARVTLLSGGEQQRVALARALVTGPGLLLADEPTGNLDPPTATRMHDLLASLARDAGTAVVAVTHNRELAARADRVLALDGGVLRLAEAVEAHP
- a CDS encoding UvrB/UvrC motif-containing protein codes for the protein MTPCQACHVRDAEVELTQVVGDEVTTLRLCGKCAAERGVPAESQVADSPLGAFLAAMGQGATPLAAAAATGEPCPTCGATLDDFRASGRLGCADCWVAFERPLRDLLRRVHGGTRHVGRRYRSATDAGDPASDLIRERLRLRESLREAVAAEQFELAAELRDRLRGLEG
- a CDS encoding ATP--guanido phosphotransferase, which produces MTGPQNAGGDDELPWLSASGPWADLVVSTRVRLARNLTGVGFRGRNSEAEREGVLESVRRAATDSPSLAGAALHRLDLLPLEGRRWLQERQMVSRELAGVDPVGRVHGGGAVLVAGAVAVMLNEEDHLRVQGLRSGFALDQAFADAECADGELGARLSFAFHPEFGYLTACPTNVGTGLRASVLIHLPGLVLTREIAKVLQGLAQVGLTYRGLYGEGSEVLGNLFQLSNQTTLGKSESELLDHLGRLVRQVMECEIQARDVLRRDAAAVLDDRVWRAWGLLSHARAVTFEELVELLSSVRLGVSLGILPPLPLGTMNRLLVLAQSAHVARAAGTGLEDEALAVHRATLVRRLFADEGRAR